Proteins encoded by one window of Sphaerodactylus townsendi isolate TG3544 linkage group LG04, MPM_Stown_v2.3, whole genome shotgun sequence:
- the CGGBP1 gene encoding CGG triplet repeat-binding protein 1, with product MERFDVKPPPSRSRSKTALYVTPQDRVTEFGSELYEDGGKLYCTFCNVVLNHVRKSAINDHLKSKTHTKRKGEFEEQSARKKPRTLTASLQCNSAAQTEKPNVIQDFVKMFLEANIPLEKADHPAVRAFLSRHVKNGNSIPKSDQLRKAYLPDGYTNQLLKSEDH from the coding sequence ATGGAACGATTTGATGTGAAACCACCTCCCTCTCGCAGCCGTTCCAAGACTGCTTTGTACGTGACTCCTCAGGATCGTGTAACTGAATTTGGCAGTGAACTGTACGAAGATGGAGGGAAACTGTACTGCACTTTCTGCAATGTGGTGCTGAATCATGTTCGCAAGTCTGCCATCAATGACCATCTCAAATCCAAAACTCATACCAAGCGCAAGGGGGAGTTTGAAGAGCAAAGTGCCAGGAAGAAACCACGGACTCTGACTGCCTCTCTGCAGTGCAACAGTGCAGCCCAGACAGAGAAACCCAATGTCATCCAGGACTTTGTAAAAATGTTTCTGGAAGCTAACATTCCTCTTGAGAAGGCTGACCATCCAGCTGTGCGAGCCTTCCTCTCTCGCCATGTGAAGAATGGGAACTCCATACCCAAGTCAGACCAACTAAGGAAAGCTTACTTGCCTGATGGCTATACAAATCAACTTCTCAAGTCTGAAGACCACTGA